A single region of the Elgaria multicarinata webbii isolate HBS135686 ecotype San Diego chromosome 14, rElgMul1.1.pri, whole genome shotgun sequence genome encodes:
- the TK2 gene encoding thymidine kinase 2, mitochondrial isoform X2: protein MWPWQALRHRPWLASACIRAGRPAFGFHRWKTRPPELRPPPLQGEHRRRATGSAPDLAYKNQANEGGKKTVICIEGNIASGKTTCLDYFAKNTNIEVLTEPVSKWRNVRGHNPLGLMYQDATRWGITLQTYVQLTMLDQHTRPMISPIRMMERSIHSAKYIFVENLYRSGKMPEVDYVVLTEWFEWIIKNMNISIDLIVYLQTSPEICYERLKRRCRDEEKVIPVESDWPL, encoded by the exons ATGTGGCCGTGGCAAGCGCTCCGCCACCGGCCCTGGCTGGCCTCCGCGTGCATCcgagccggccggccggccttcGGCTTCCATCGCTGGAAGACCAGGCCTCCCGAGCTCCGTCCGCCTCCCCTGCAGGGCGAGCATCGCCGCCGCGCGACCGGCTCCGCACCAGACCTCGCCT ataaaaaccaggcaaatgaaggagggaagaagACAGTT ATTTGCATCGAGGGCAATATTGCAAGCGGGAAAACAACATGCCTGGATTATTTTGCAAAAAACACCAATATTGAG GTTTTGACTGAACCAGTGTCAAAATGGAGGAATGTTCGGGGTCATAACCCTCTG GGCTTAATGTACCAAGATGCAACACGGTGGGGGATAACGCTACAGACTTATGTGCAGCTTACTATGTTGGACCAGCATACGAGGCCGATG ATTTCTCCCATAAGAATGATGGAGAGGTCTATTCACAGTGCAAAATACATTTTTGTAGAAAACCTATACCGAAG TGGGAAAATGCCAGAAGTGGATTACGTTGTATTGACAGAATGGTTTGAGTGGATCATAAAGAATATGAATATTTCCATTGATCTGATAG tttACCTGCAGACCTCTCCTGAAATATGTTATGAGAGGCTGAAAAGGAGGTGCAGGGATGAAGAGAAAGTCATTCCCGTG GAATCTGATTGGCCACTTTGA
- the TK2 gene encoding thymidine kinase 2, mitochondrial isoform X1, which yields MWPWQALRHRPWLASACIRAGRPAFGFHRWKTRPPELRPPPLQGEHRRRATGSAPDLAYKNQANEGGKKTVICIEGNIASGKTTCLDYFAKNTNIEVLTEPVSKWRNVRGHNPLGLMYQDATRWGITLQTYVQLTMLDQHTRPMISPIRMMERSIHSAKYIFVENLYRSGKMPEVDYVVLTEWFEWIIKNMNISIDLIVYLQTSPEICYERLKRRCRDEEKVIPVQYLETIHQLYEDWLIKQTLFKVPSPVLVLPADHDLQAMMGTYEKNRHRILSLCNMQHCL from the exons ATGTGGCCGTGGCAAGCGCTCCGCCACCGGCCCTGGCTGGCCTCCGCGTGCATCcgagccggccggccggccttcGGCTTCCATCGCTGGAAGACCAGGCCTCCCGAGCTCCGTCCGCCTCCCCTGCAGGGCGAGCATCGCCGCCGCGCGACCGGCTCCGCACCAGACCTCGCCT ataaaaaccaggcaaatgaaggagggaagaagACAGTT ATTTGCATCGAGGGCAATATTGCAAGCGGGAAAACAACATGCCTGGATTATTTTGCAAAAAACACCAATATTGAG GTTTTGACTGAACCAGTGTCAAAATGGAGGAATGTTCGGGGTCATAACCCTCTG GGCTTAATGTACCAAGATGCAACACGGTGGGGGATAACGCTACAGACTTATGTGCAGCTTACTATGTTGGACCAGCATACGAGGCCGATG ATTTCTCCCATAAGAATGATGGAGAGGTCTATTCACAGTGCAAAATACATTTTTGTAGAAAACCTATACCGAAG TGGGAAAATGCCAGAAGTGGATTACGTTGTATTGACAGAATGGTTTGAGTGGATCATAAAGAATATGAATATTTCCATTGATCTGATAG tttACCTGCAGACCTCTCCTGAAATATGTTATGAGAGGCTGAAAAGGAGGTGCAGGGATGAAGAGAAAGTCATTCCCGTG CAATATTTAGAAACTATTCATCAGCTCTATGAAGATTGGCTCATTAAACAAACACTGTTTAAAGTTCCTTCTCCAGTGCTT GTGCTTCCGGCTGACCACGACCTACAGGCTATGATGGGAACATATGAAAAAAATCGGCACCGAATACTGAGCCTTTGCAACATGCAGCATTGTCTATAG
- the TK2 gene encoding thymidine kinase 2, mitochondrial isoform X3 produces the protein MYQDATRWGITLQTYVQLTMLDQHTRPMISPIRMMERSIHSAKYIFVENLYRSGKMPEVDYVVLTEWFEWIIKNMNISIDLIVYLQTSPEICYERLKRRCRDEEKVIPVQYLETIHQLYEDWLIKQTLFKVPSPVLVLPADHDLQAMMGTYEKNRHRILSLCNMQHCL, from the exons ATGTACCAAGATGCAACACGGTGGGGGATAACGCTACAGACTTATGTGCAGCTTACTATGTTGGACCAGCATACGAGGCCGATG ATTTCTCCCATAAGAATGATGGAGAGGTCTATTCACAGTGCAAAATACATTTTTGTAGAAAACCTATACCGAAG TGGGAAAATGCCAGAAGTGGATTACGTTGTATTGACAGAATGGTTTGAGTGGATCATAAAGAATATGAATATTTCCATTGATCTGATAG tttACCTGCAGACCTCTCCTGAAATATGTTATGAGAGGCTGAAAAGGAGGTGCAGGGATGAAGAGAAAGTCATTCCCGTG CAATATTTAGAAACTATTCATCAGCTCTATGAAGATTGGCTCATTAAACAAACACTGTTTAAAGTTCCTTCTCCAGTGCTT GTGCTTCCGGCTGACCACGACCTACAGGCTATGATGGGAACATATGAAAAAAATCGGCACCGAATACTGAGCCTTTGCAACATGCAGCATTGTCTATAG
- the LOC134408606 gene encoding uncharacterized protein LOC134408606, whose product MRSPATALREVHLDYLAFYRATWAEGKLSVCNEAAVKSPARRLLASDAGWPEGWGRLDVYGIARGCLAMKGERGEVVFRKLAKAFEFLELICVNLFLSPWRREIKSLKTFTGNFVYYVQSVLPEGVVQTLLEEMGYVATTATEFSLVRKLNEEEAEQAAFEIFLARIQCEDLLHIAEDARESDLGDILQKRAQKHWRPEGNPARKHPPSQGKESVMVGGRNERQGCFGPQPGDVTPNKSAFEEAENPELRSGLGLQCTTDEPRATASELACEQNMSQESQAGMSASSCVKSTDSEDFLMKYSDIVIGQKPLHFADLSPKVSDDATRTAGLTGPRLGPPPNGARPLALLSPDASGPQALAILNDVTLESRAPYGYGSRETIESKICDAMQCLTIHGSDPMDQPQELKGGTEQHGHHLSGRGFSRKEGTSNLSSKKKLKLKGDTVERLVHPVEETAQPESTGSKRGAQGFDLSQVKLTDLPGDTREGFNIDLYSSDVFCNITDCQHPAVGSSYSRLLAGRPGACEAGEYFRHGREPDSSTCTVPPEVQYRDGIPASVLCRGEGCPLHASFADFEACVVPVNETCPEGYIIINQED is encoded by the exons ATGCGGAGTCCGGCGACGGCGCTGCGCGAGGTGCACCTGGACTACCTGGCGTTCTACCGCGCCACCTGGGCGGAAGGGAAACTTTCGGTCTGCAACGAAGCGGCGGTGAAGAGCCCGGCCAGGCGCCTGCTGGCCTCGGACGCCGGCTGGCCCGAAGGCTGGGGCAGGCTCGACGTCTACGGCATCGCCCGTGGCTGCCTGGCCATGAAAGGCGAGCGGGGAGAGGTCGTTTTCCGCAAGCTGGCCAAAGCTTTCGAGTTCCTGGAACTGATCTGCGTCAACCTCTTCCTCTCGCCTTGGAGGAGGGAAATCAAGTCGCTGAAG ACTTTTACTGGGAACTTTGTGTACTACGTACAATCCGTCCTCCCGGAAGGGGTCGTGCAAACACTGTTGGAGGAAATGGGCTACGTTGCAACCACTGCCACGGAGTTTTCGCTGGTAAGGAAGCTAAATGAAGAGGAAGCCGAGCAAGCAGCCTTTGAGATATTCCTGGCAAGAATCCAATGCGAAGACCTCCTTCACATTGCGGAAGATGCAAGGGAGAGCGATTTGGGGGATATCCTACAGAAACGAGCTCAAAAGCACTGGCGTCCTGAAGGCAACCCAGCTAGGAAGCACCCACCTTCCCAGGGAAAGGAAAGCGTGATGGTCGGAGGAAGAAATGAGAGGCAAGGGTGCTTCGGTCCCCAGCCGGGAGACGTTACGCCAAACAAATCGGCCTTTGAAGAAGCTGAAAACCCGGAGCTCAGGAGCGGGCTTGGCCTCCAATGCACCACGGACGAGCCCCGGGCAACTGCTTCCGAATTGGCTTGTGAGCAGAACATGAGCCAAGAAAGCCAGGCGGGCATGTCAGCGAGCTCCTGCGTCAAAAGCACCGACAGCGAGGATTTTTTGATGAAATACAGCGACATTGTCATCGGCCAAAAGCCCCTCCACTTTGCAGATCTCTCTCCGAAGGTATCGGACGACGCGACCCGGACTGCGGGACTCACAGGGCCTCGGCTGGGGCCACCGCCGAATGGGGCGCGGCCGCTGGCTCTGCTGTCTCCCGACGCAAGCGGCCCGCAAGCCTTAGCCATACTGAATGATGTCACTTTAGAAAGCAGAGCCCCTTATGGCTACGGAAGCCGAGAGACAATTGAATCCAAGATCTGCGATGCCATGCAGTGCCTGACCATTCATGGATCGGATCCAATGGACCAGCCCCAAGAACTGAAAGGGGGCACCGAGCAACACGGCCATCATCTCTCAGGGCGCGGCTTCTCGAGAAAAGAGGGAACCAGCAACTTATCCTCGAAGAAGAAGCTCAAGCTCAAGGGAGACACAGTAGAGAGGCTCGTACATCCTGTAGAGGAGACGGCACAACCGGAGTCGACAGGCAGCAAGAGAGGCGCCCAAGGATTTGACCTTTCTCAGGTGAAACTCACGGATCTACCTGGTGACACCAGGGAAGGCTTCAACATTGACCTCTACTCGTCAGATGTGTTCTGCAATATCACTGACTGCCAGCATCCTGCCGTTGGTTCCAGTTATAGCAGACTTCTGGCAGGCAGGCCGGGTGCATGTGAAGCTGGGGAATACTTTAGGCATGGCAGAGAGCCAGACAGCTCAACCTGTACCGTCCCTCCGGAGGTACAGTATCGTGATGGCATTCCGGCAAGCGTTCTGTGCAGGGGAGAAGGGTGCCCTCTCCACGCTTCTTTTGCAGACTTTGAGGCTTGTGTCGTGCCGGTGAATGAAACTTGCCCGGAGGGTTACATCATAATAAACCAAGAGGATTAA